A stretch of the Bacteroidota bacterium genome encodes the following:
- a CDS encoding dienelactone hydrolase family protein yields MFRILPAIISFLFFSFVQLSPQPAQKISFPASDGLVVTADLYLVSDSLPYMILCHQAGYSRAEYAETASKFCHLGYNCLAVDARSGNEVNGVKNETAALAVQKKKPATYLDAEKDILAAIDYAYNKSGKKVFLVGSSYSASLALKIAATNKKVKAVMAFSPGEYFGTKLKLKDAIANLSVPVFVTSAKEEAQDVTTLISDVKSKIKNQFVPTSKGKHGSSCLWKDNPGYHEYWFAIMLFVKQLN; encoded by the coding sequence ATGTTTCGAATTTTACCCGCGATAATTTCATTTCTATTTTTTTCTTTCGTTCAATTAAGTCCGCAACCTGCACAGAAAATTTCTTTCCCCGCTTCGGACGGTTTGGTAGTTACCGCTGATTTATATTTGGTGAGTGATTCCCTTCCTTATATGATTCTTTGTCATCAGGCAGGTTATAGCCGGGCAGAATATGCAGAGACCGCCAGTAAGTTTTGTCATCTCGGATATAATTGCCTTGCTGTTGATGCGCGCTCGGGCAATGAAGTGAACGGAGTGAAAAATGAAACTGCCGCACTAGCTGTTCAGAAAAAAAAACCGGCAACTTATCTGGATGCAGAAAAAGATATTCTTGCAGCGATTGATTATGCATATAACAAAAGCGGGAAGAAAGTTTTTCTCGTTGGAAGTTCTTATTCCGCATCGCTGGCGCTGAAAATTGCCGCAACAAATAAAAAAGTAAAAGCGGTGATGGCATTTTCCCCCGGAGAATATTTCGGAACGAAACTGAAACTGAAAGACGCCATTGCAAATCTTTCCGTTCCTGTTTTTGTTACATCCGCGAAAGAGGAAGCGCAGGATGTTACCACTCTAATCAGCGATGTGAAATCAAAAATCAAAAACCAGTTTGTGCCCACTTCAAAAGGAAAACACGGCTCGTCTTGTTTGTGGAAAGATAATCCCGGCTACCATGAATATTGGTTTGCGATAATGCTTTTTGTAAAACAATTGAATTGA
- a CDS encoding glycosyltransferase family 9 protein: MNPQTIRKIDFWLGQPICFFLTLFRTSFPSTASKPKKIVFLKFIEQGATVLAYGAIKRATEIVGRENVYFCVFANNRPILDILEIIPQENIITLSDKSLLSFIFDSFFAIRKIRREKIDSVIDMEFFSRASAIFSFLTRARTRVGLHRFKSELPYRGNLMTHRIQYNPYLHTSIFYCSLVEASLQNPSEVPMMKIPQRNFSTSLPIFTPKEQERKEMLEKIQNSFSPFRDGAKLILLNPNASDLLPLRKWESEKFIVLGKKILAENSNARIIITGAPSEQKDAEEICRQIGSEKAISFAGKTTLRELLTLYSLSDILVTNDSGPGHFSSLTTIRTIILFGPETPKLFGPISPNTYVIWKELVCSPCVNVFNHRFSPCNNNVCMKTITVEEVYSAVKSHL; encoded by the coding sequence ATGAATCCTCAAACCATTCGCAAAATAGATTTCTGGCTCGGCCAACCGATTTGTTTTTTCCTGACATTATTCCGTACTTCTTTTCCTTCAACCGCAAGCAAGCCAAAGAAAATTGTTTTCCTGAAATTCATTGAACAGGGCGCAACCGTGCTTGCATACGGAGCAATCAAACGCGCCACAGAAATTGTCGGAAGAGAAAATGTTTATTTCTGTGTGTTTGCAAACAACCGTCCGATACTCGACATACTGGAAATAATTCCGCAGGAAAACATTATCACGCTCAGTGATAAATCTCTTTTGAGTTTTATTTTTGATTCCTTCTTCGCTATCAGAAAAATCCGCAGGGAAAAAATTGATTCGGTGATTGACATGGAATTTTTTTCGCGCGCTTCTGCAATTTTTTCTTTTCTCACCAGAGCAAGAACAAGAGTAGGACTTCACAGATTTAAGAGCGAACTTCCTTATAGAGGAAATTTGATGACGCATCGGATTCAGTATAATCCTTACCTGCACACCTCTATATTTTATTGCTCGCTTGTAGAAGCAAGTTTGCAAAACCCTTCTGAAGTTCCAATGATGAAAATTCCTCAACGCAATTTCTCTACTTCTCTGCCCATATTCACTCCCAAGGAACAAGAGAGAAAAGAAATGCTGGAGAAAATCCAAAATTCATTTTCTCCCTTTAGGGACGGGGCAAAACTTATTCTGCTTAATCCAAATGCCAGCGATTTGCTCCCGCTAAGAAAATGGGAATCGGAAAAATTTATTGTACTCGGAAAAAAAATACTTGCGGAAAATTCCAACGCGAGAATTATTATTACAGGAGCGCCATCCGAACAAAAAGATGCAGAGGAAATCTGCAGACAAATCGGTTCGGAAAAAGCAATTTCATTTGCCGGAAAAACCACACTGAGAGAATTGCTTACACTTTATTCGCTTTCTGACATTCTTGTCACGAATGACAGCGGTCCCGGACATTTTTCTTCGCTCACAACTATTCGCACCATAATTTTATTCGGACCGGAAACGCCAAAACTCTTTGGACCAATTTCTCCGAACACGTATGTGATTTGGAAAGAACTGGTGTGCAGTCCTTGCGTGAATGTGTTCAATCACCGTTTTTCGCCCTGCAATAATAATGTTTGTATGAAAACAATTACGGTGGAGGAAGTATATTCTGCTGTAAAATCCCATCTCTGA
- a CDS encoding sigma-54-dependent Fis family transcriptional regulator, whose translation MPKILVIDDEKSIRKTLREILEYENFKVDEAGDGAEGASMAEKENYDIVLCDIKMPKVDGMEALDRIQKVKPDMPIVMISGHGTIETAVEAVKKGAFDFIAKPLDLNRLLVTIRNAMDKTTLVSDVKVLKKKISKTYDMIGESSAIEHIKEMIEKVSPTDARVLITGENGTGKELVARWVHEKSNRANNPFIEVNCAAIPSELIESELFGHEKGAFTSAVAQRKGKFELAEGGTIFLDEIGDMSLSAQAKVLRALQENKITRVGSEKELKVNVRVLAATNKDLQKEISKGNFREDLYHRLSVIIIKVPSLNERKDDIPILVEHFSKMVCDEQGIPQKQFSKDALKELQKVNWTGNIRELRNVVERLIILGDKTISGKDVQTFASHKEK comes from the coding sequence ATGCCGAAAATCTTAGTCATTGATGACGAGAAAAGCATTCGCAAAACACTCCGCGAAATTTTGGAATATGAAAATTTCAAAGTGGACGAAGCAGGTGATGGAGCCGAAGGTGCATCCATGGCGGAAAAAGAAAATTACGACATCGTTCTCTGCGATATTAAAATGCCGAAAGTGGACGGCATGGAAGCGCTCGACCGCATTCAAAAAGTAAAACCCGATATGCCCATCGTGATGATTTCCGGACACGGCACCATTGAAACCGCTGTGGAAGCCGTGAAGAAAGGTGCGTTTGATTTCATAGCGAAGCCGCTCGACTTAAATCGTCTGCTCGTTACCATCCGCAATGCGATGGACAAAACAACTTTGGTTTCGGATGTAAAAGTCCTCAAGAAAAAAATTTCGAAAACCTACGATATGATTGGCGAATCATCCGCCATTGAGCATATAAAAGAAATGATAGAGAAAGTTTCACCCACCGATGCCCGTGTTTTGATTACAGGAGAAAACGGAACAGGAAAAGAATTAGTTGCAAGATGGGTGCATGAAAAAAGTAATCGCGCAAATAATCCTTTCATCGAAGTGAACTGCGCGGCAATTCCCAGTGAACTTATCGAAAGCGAATTGTTCGGTCATGAAAAAGGAGCATTCACATCCGCAGTGGCGCAGCGCAAAGGAAAATTTGAATTGGCTGAAGGCGGAACAATTTTTCTCGATGAAATTGGCGACATGAGTTTATCTGCGCAGGCAAAAGTGTTGCGGGCGTTGCAGGAAAATAAAATCACACGTGTGGGAAGCGAGAAAGAGCTGAAAGTAAATGTGCGCGTGCTGGCAGCAACCAACAAAGATTTGCAGAAAGAAATTTCAAAAGGAAATTTCCGCGAGGATTTATACCATCGCCTGAGTGTAATTATTATAAAAGTTCCTTCGCTGAATGAGCGAAAAGATGACATTCCCATCCTTGTTGAACATTTTTCAAAAATGGTTTGTGATGAACAAGGAATTCCACAAAAACAATTTTCCAAAGACGCGCTGAAAGAACTTCAGAAAGTAAACTGGACAGGCAATATCCGTGAACTCCGCAATGTGGTGGAGCGCCTCATCATTCTTGGAGATAAAACCATTTCAGGAAAAGATGTTCAGACGTTTGCTTCACATAAGGAAAAATGA
- a CDS encoding Ppx/GppA family phosphatase — translation MRIAILDLGTNTFNIFVAEIFSDKTYSKLYKSKIPVKLGEGGINKNHIEPKPFRRGIKALKKHKKTAEEFGAENIFAFGTSAIRSANNGNDFIKAAKEKTGIDIKIISGDKEAELIYYGVRSAVKMDNTPSLIMDIGGGSTEFIIADKNKILWKQSFLLGAARLREKFHPSDPLTEPEKKKIEKHLEENLQPLFEAVKKFPVTELIGSSGSFDSLAEMIAYRYYDIGLLKGNTEYDFNLDDCKKLYDIILKSTIEERLHMKGLVKMRVDMIVVSAIFVDYVFEKLALKKMRLSRYSLKEGVLWEVLNNAQFVNSSAIRNS, via the coding sequence ATGCGAATTGCTATTCTTGATTTAGGAACAAACACGTTCAACATTTTTGTTGCTGAAATTTTTTCCGATAAAACATATAGCAAACTTTATAAAAGCAAAATACCTGTCAAGCTGGGAGAAGGAGGAATAAATAAAAATCACATTGAACCGAAACCTTTCAGGCGCGGAATTAAAGCGTTGAAGAAACATAAAAAGACAGCTGAAGAATTTGGCGCGGAAAATATTTTTGCTTTCGGAACTTCCGCTATCCGCAGCGCGAATAACGGAAATGATTTCATAAAAGCAGCCAAAGAAAAAACCGGAATAGATATAAAAATAATTTCAGGCGACAAAGAAGCGGAACTGATTTATTACGGAGTTCGTTCCGCAGTGAAAATGGATAACACTCCTTCGCTCATCATGGACATTGGCGGAGGAAGCACTGAATTTATTATTGCCGATAAAAACAAAATTTTATGGAAGCAAAGTTTTTTGCTTGGAGCAGCCCGCCTTCGTGAAAAATTTCATCCTTCTGACCCGTTAACCGAACCGGAAAAAAAGAAAATAGAAAAACACCTTGAAGAAAATCTTCAGCCGCTTTTTGAAGCCGTAAAGAAATTTCCAGTAACGGAATTAATCGGCTCCTCCGGTTCATTCGACTCGCTGGCGGAAATGATTGCCTATCGTTACTATGATATTGGATTGTTAAAAGGAAATACAGAATACGATTTCAATCTTGATGATTGCAAAAAACTTTATGACATCATTCTTAAATCAACTATTGAAGAACGATTACACATGAAAGGGCTGGTGAAAATGCGCGTGGATATGATTGTGGTCTCCGCAATTTTTGTGGATTATGTTTTTGAAAAACTTGCTTTGAAAAAAATGCGCCTCTCAAGATATTCGCTGAAGGAAGGAGTTTTATGGGAAGTTCTTAATAACGCACAATTCGTAAATTCGTCAGCTATTCGTAATTCGTAA
- a CDS encoding ABC transporter permease: MSKISLIIRREYLSRVRKKSFIVMTLLVPVLFAGFILGAIVLMLNGTEKHFVEVIDESTVFSGELKSTSDIHFTFPEISIEKAKKEFYDSPYDVILYIPYKEGEYDILKGGRAQIFFKKQPGILLQEIVKKQMENILYDYQLKQFGIDETKVEQARKFNLGLAMIKIDEHGAEENSDTGVMYAIGFSSGLLIYIFVLLYGIQVMRGVIEEKSNRIVEVIISSVKPFQLMMGKIIGVAMVGLTQFLMWIVLSFIFISVGQATFLKKYSEELIPVMQKKIPDYKGMHGMAQFQKSENKEMNEDVAQILGALTDKKFILTLLSCFLFYFLGGYLLYSAMFAAFGAAVDNETETQQFMMPVTLPLVLAYIISIFIMQNPNGNVAFWFSIIPFTSPVVMMARLPFGVPLWELLLSMIILLATFVFMTWLAGKIYRTGILMYGKKITYKELWKWLRYSG, encoded by the coding sequence ATGAGCAAAATTTCTCTCATCATCAGGCGCGAATACCTTTCACGGGTAAGAAAAAAATCCTTCATCGTGATGACGCTTCTTGTGCCCGTACTTTTTGCGGGATTTATTTTAGGCGCGATTGTACTAATGCTGAACGGTACGGAAAAACATTTTGTGGAAGTGATTGATGAGTCCACTGTTTTTTCCGGAGAACTGAAATCAACTTCTGATATCCATTTTACTTTTCCGGAAATTTCAATCGAGAAAGCAAAAAAAGAATTTTATGATTCGCCTTACGATGTTATTCTTTACATTCCCTATAAAGAAGGCGAGTATGATATTCTCAAAGGCGGGCGCGCGCAGATTTTTTTCAAGAAGCAGCCGGGAATTTTGCTTCAGGAAATTGTGAAAAAGCAAATGGAAAATATTTTATATGACTATCAACTCAAGCAATTTGGAATTGACGAAACAAAAGTGGAGCAAGCACGGAAGTTTAATCTTGGCCTTGCCATGATAAAAATTGACGAGCACGGTGCGGAAGAAAACAGTGATACGGGGGTGATGTATGCAATCGGTTTTTCATCCGGGCTTCTGATTTATATTTTTGTTTTACTTTATGGAATCCAGGTGATGCGCGGAGTGATTGAAGAAAAATCGAACCGCATTGTGGAAGTGATTATTTCTTCCGTCAAACCATTTCAACTTATGATGGGAAAAATTATCGGGGTGGCAATGGTGGGCTTAACGCAATTCCTCATGTGGATTGTGCTTTCATTTATTTTTATTTCCGTTGGACAGGCAACGTTCCTGAAAAAATATTCCGAAGAATTAATTCCTGTCATGCAGAAAAAAATTCCGGACTATAAAGGAATGCATGGCATGGCGCAGTTTCAAAAAAGTGAAAATAAAGAAATGAATGAAGATGTGGCGCAGATTCTCGGAGCGCTCACCGATAAAAAATTTATTCTCACTTTACTTTCATGCTTTTTATTTTATTTTCTCGGTGGATATTTATTGTACAGTGCCATGTTCGCGGCATTTGGCGCTGCAGTAGATAATGAAACCGAAACGCAGCAGTTCATGATGCCTGTCACACTTCCGCTTGTGCTTGCATATATTATTTCCATTTTCATCATGCAGAATCCGAATGGCAATGTTGCATTTTGGTTTTCTATTATTCCGTTCACTTCTCCGGTGGTAATGATGGCTCGCTTGCCCTTCGGAGTTCCCTTATGGGAATTACTTCTTTCCATGATAATTCTTCTTGCAACTTTTGTTTTCATGACTTGGCTTGCCGGAAAAATTTACCGCACCGGAATTCTGATGTACGGAAAAAAAATTACTTACAAAGAACTTTGGAAATGGTTGAGATATTCAGGTTAA
- a CDS encoding SDR family oxidoreductase codes for MLNILITGGAGYKGVILLEELLKRGHKVTVLDNFMYGHDSVLGFVGEKNCTLIRKDIRNLEKTDVSKYDMIYHLAGISGYPACEANPHSAQIINVDSTKKLVSYLSKNQVLVNASTTSFYGSSGEVMHENSPVAPVSLYGITKLEAERICMQHPNSVSFRFATLFGVSRKMRADLLVNDFVYKAVTERSLVLFDSKSIRTYLHVRDAVDAYLMITEKPEKFSAQIFNVGSNELNFSKLDLAKKIQEQIDFKIIDSDLNDFDKRNFIINYDKINSLGFKPKVSLEEGISELKKLYSFFRPYLPYQII; via the coding sequence ATGCTGAATATTTTAATCACCGGTGGAGCGGGATACAAAGGAGTGATTCTGCTGGAAGAATTGCTCAAGCGCGGACATAAAGTAACCGTGCTGGATAATTTTATGTACGGCCACGATTCTGTGCTCGGATTTGTGGGCGAAAAAAACTGCACGCTTATCCGCAAGGACATCCGCAACTTGGAAAAAACAGATGTGAGCAAGTACGATATGATTTATCATCTTGCCGGCATCAGCGGCTATCCCGCCTGCGAAGCCAATCCGCACTCCGCGCAAATCATCAATGTGGACAGCACGAAAAAACTGGTTTCCTATTTGTCAAAAAACCAAGTGCTCGTGAATGCATCCACCACTTCATTTTACGGTTCATCGGGCGAAGTGATGCACGAAAACAGTCCGGTTGCGCCTGTGAGTTTGTATGGAATTACAAAACTTGAAGCGGAAAGAATCTGCATGCAACATCCGAATTCGGTTTCGTTTCGCTTTGCAACTTTGTTTGGCGTGAGCCGCAAAATGCGCGCAGACCTTTTGGTGAATGATTTTGTTTACAAAGCGGTGACCGAACGCAGTTTGGTTTTGTTTGATTCAAAAAGTATCAGAACGTATTTGCATGTGAGAGATGCAGTAGATGCTTATTTAATGATTACAGAAAAGCCCGAAAAATTCTCCGCACAAATTTTCAACGTGGGCTCCAACGAGTTGAACTTTTCAAAACTTGACCTTGCGAAAAAAATTCAGGAACAGATAGATTTCAAAATTATTGATTCGGATTTAAATGATTTTGACAAACGGAATTTCATTATCAACTACGATAAAATAAATTCGCTCGGTTTCAAGCCCAAAGTTTCCCTGGAAGAAGGAATCAGCGAACTGAAAAAACTTTATTCGTTCTTCCGCCCGTATTTGCCGTATCAAATTATTTAA
- a CDS encoding glycosyltransferase family 2 protein has translation MKVTVQIPARNEEGSLPSVIAMIPKNFVQEILVVDGHSTDKTIEVAKSLGCRVITQPGKGYGDAMIHGFKNASGDVIISMDADGSPNPEEIPKLLEKMKEGYDLVLGSRYLLGAGSEDDTFIRYIGNKGFTWLTNLLHGTKMSDSLYLFCAMKKTMLNSLVFRCNDFSLCIEIPVKAHKAGFKIAEVACYERKRIADVSRVNAFIDGIKILFANIKLCFESKKDFFIPQKEK, from the coding sequence ATGAAAGTGACCGTTCAAATACCAGCGCGCAACGAAGAGGGCTCGCTTCCTTCGGTGATTGCAATGATTCCGAAAAATTTCGTGCAGGAAATTCTGGTGGTGGACGGACATTCTACAGACAAAACAATTGAGGTTGCGAAATCGCTTGGCTGCCGTGTAATCACGCAGCCGGGGAAAGGTTATGGCGATGCAATGATTCACGGTTTCAAAAATGCTTCGGGCGATGTAATTATTTCCATGGATGCCGATGGTTCTCCCAACCCGGAAGAAATTCCGAAACTGCTGGAGAAAATGAAAGAAGGATATGATTTGGTTTTGGGCTCGCGTTATCTTCTGGGCGCGGGTTCAGAAGACGATACGTTCATCCGCTACATAGGAAATAAAGGGTTCACCTGGCTTACCAATCTTTTGCACGGAACAAAAATGAGCGATTCGTTGTATCTTTTCTGCGCCATGAAAAAAACGATGCTCAACAGTTTGGTTTTTCGCTGCAATGATTTTTCGCTTTGCATAGAAATTCCGGTGAAGGCGCACAAAGCCGGTTTCAAAATTGCCGAAGTTGCCTGCTATGAAAGAAAAAGAATTGCAGATGTTTCAAGAGTAAATGCTTTTATTGACGGAATCAAAATTCTTTTTGCTAACATTAAGTTATGCTTTGAAAGCAAAAAAGATTTCTTCATTCCGCAAAAAGAAAAATAA
- a CDS encoding DegT/DnrJ/EryC1/StrS family aminotransferase: MGQQINQYEPSYSREEIDAVNSYLNSGAWLTEFRKTRELEEMMCAFTGAKYCAAIANGTVSLFVMLKAVGIGHGDEVIVPDLTMAATPNAVVLAGATPVFADIDEKNLCLDVEQVEKAITKKTKAVIHVSFNGRAGKLEELKKLCRVKKIYLFEDAAQSLGSFYNGKHLGTIGTIGSFSLSMPKIITTGQGGFLITDNPSLYKKIKLLKDFGRRKGGEDFYKVIGWNFKFTDLQAVFGIEQFKKLPERMAFKKRIYAQYKNLLADIPQVEFFETDLSSVSPWFIDIMVPQRDKLMKHLHSNAIISRPVYPALHTQPAYKKSPLVKIRGKFPASEKISRRVLWLPSSFSLTEENIEIVCKSIKEFFQIPK; encoded by the coding sequence ATGGGGCAACAAATCAATCAATACGAACCATCGTACAGCCGCGAAGAAATTGACGCAGTGAATTCGTATTTGAATTCTGGTGCGTGGCTCACAGAATTCCGCAAGACGCGCGAACTGGAAGAAATGATGTGCGCTTTTACCGGAGCAAAATACTGCGCTGCCATTGCCAACGGAACTGTTTCGCTTTTTGTGATGCTCAAAGCAGTTGGCATTGGTCATGGAGATGAAGTGATTGTTCCCGATTTAACAATGGCTGCAACTCCCAATGCAGTTGTTCTCGCAGGCGCAACTCCTGTTTTTGCCGACATTGACGAAAAAAATTTATGCCTCGATGTGGAGCAGGTAGAGAAAGCAATTACAAAAAAAACCAAAGCAGTCATTCATGTTTCATTTAACGGGAGAGCAGGAAAACTGGAGGAACTGAAAAAACTTTGCCGCGTGAAAAAAATTTATTTGTTTGAAGACGCGGCACAGTCGCTCGGTTCGTTTTACAATGGAAAACATCTGGGAACTATCGGAACAATCGGGAGTTTTTCGCTGAGCATGCCGAAAATAATTACTACCGGGCAGGGAGGATTTCTGATTACCGATAATCCTTCGCTCTATAAAAAAATAAAACTGCTGAAAGATTTTGGAAGGAGAAAAGGCGGAGAAGATTTTTACAAAGTGATTGGATGGAATTTTAAGTTCACCGATTTGCAGGCGGTGTTTGGGATTGAACAATTCAAAAAACTTCCGGAGCGGATGGCGTTCAAGAAAAGAATTTATGCGCAGTACAAAAATCTTCTGGCAGATATTCCGCAGGTGGAATTTTTTGAAACGGATTTATCTTCCGTTTCTCCCTGGTTTATTGATATCATGGTTCCGCAGCGGGACAAACTGATGAAACATCTTCACAGCAACGCCATTATTTCCCGCCCGGTTTATCCGGCACTGCACACGCAACCGGCTTATAAAAAATCTCCGCTGGTAAAAATCAGGGGAAAGTTTCCTGCTTCAGAAAAAATCTCGCGCAGAGTTTTGTGGTTACCTTCGTCCTTTTCGCTCACGGAAGAAAATATTGAAATCGTCTGCAAAAGCATCAAAGAATTTTTTCAGATTCCAAAATGA
- a CDS encoding methyltransferase domain-containing protein, whose protein sequence is MWLHLGCGKRNIPGFVNVDLADFKHIHYKRKADDLSPFKNNSADLIYASHVFEYFDREEAPKVLKEWKRVLKKGGTLRLAVPDFEALANVYEKYKDLNLVKGPLYGKWKVKGKNKYVYHKTVYDFDSLKNLLEKNGFTNVRRYDWKTTEPHTKFDDHSQAYIPHMDKENGILISLNVEANKK, encoded by the coding sequence CTGTGGTTACATCTCGGCTGCGGAAAAAGAAATATTCCGGGATTTGTGAATGTTGACCTTGCAGATTTCAAGCATATTCATTACAAAAGAAAAGCAGATGACCTTTCACCTTTCAAAAATAATTCTGCAGATTTAATTTATGCCAGCCATGTGTTTGAATATTTTGACCGCGAGGAAGCGCCAAAAGTTTTGAAAGAATGGAAGCGCGTTTTGAAAAAAGGCGGAACGCTCCGTCTTGCCGTTCCCGATTTTGAAGCGCTGGCAAATGTTTACGAAAAGTATAAAGACCTCAATTTAGTCAAAGGTCCGCTCTACGGAAAATGGAAAGTGAAAGGGAAAAATAAATATGTGTATCACAAAACCGTTTATGATTTTGATTCGTTGAAAAATTTATTGGAGAAAAACGGTTTCACAAATGTGAGAAGATATGACTGGAAAACCACCGAACCACATACTAAATTCGATGACCACTCACAGGCATACATTCCGCATATGGATAAAGAAAACGGAATACTCATCAGTTTAAATGTTGAAGCAAATAAAAAATAA
- a CDS encoding DUF4153 domain-containing protein produces MAFKLPSVSALIKGALDTAKRFPLPPLSAIVASGISIYIIDLGWEREKKYEYLWKIVMCCWLGLTMFFSMCMISERRNHSTAQKYLAQFFGIIILVGYYFLLPEFRRMTITDGTRYALFSTGLHLLVAFSPFIARGEVNGFWQFNKTLFLRFLLSILYSGVLYLGLSLALAAIDHLFGADIKWERYMQLWYFLAGIFNTWFFLAGVPKNLDELETVTDYPKGLKIFTQFVLLPLVTIYLIILYAYGIKIIIQWELPKGWVSWLVNAFSVFGILSLLLIWPIRNDEENKWIKNFSRWFYRALFPLIILLGVAIGKRVLQYGITENRYFVLIVALWLTGIAIYFLFSERKNIKVIPVTLFIIAFLSSFGPWSAFSISEKSQVRRLEKLLTQEKILVDGKIKKATDTIPEKSGRQIASIIHYLDEHHHFESIKPWFKENMDTVLASKDSNEYVYESGKILALMGVDDNYYYGYREDRDDEDTVTMKNFYYYAQNNYQEAIPVAGFDYSCNFNQYFYDNDSYYNTYYYNIHFGKDSGAIKFSSERKDFYFTKNGKEILRFDLKDFVKKISDYNKEHKKYQYDQYIPRDRMLFEAQNDSVRMRMYITSINGTKSKNEMKISDISGMMLLKVGK; encoded by the coding sequence ATGGCTTTCAAACTTCCTTCCGTCTCCGCGCTGATAAAAGGCGCGCTCGACACAGCAAAAAGATTTCCTCTTCCGCCTCTTTCGGCAATTGTGGCAAGCGGAATTTCAATTTACATAATTGACTTAGGTTGGGAAAGAGAAAAAAAATATGAATACCTCTGGAAAATCGTGATGTGCTGCTGGCTCGGGCTCACGATGTTTTTTTCCATGTGCATGATTTCCGAAAGAAGAAATCACAGCACCGCGCAAAAATATTTAGCACAGTTTTTCGGAATTATTATTTTGGTTGGATATTATTTTCTCCTTCCCGAATTCAGAAGAATGACAATTACAGACGGAACACGCTATGCGCTTTTTTCCACCGGCTTACATTTGCTGGTTGCATTTTCTCCGTTCATCGCGAGAGGCGAGGTAAATGGTTTCTGGCAGTTCAACAAAACTTTGTTTCTTCGTTTCCTGCTTTCTATTTTATATTCGGGAGTTCTTTATCTCGGTCTTTCGCTTGCGCTTGCTGCTATTGACCATTTGTTTGGCGCAGATATAAAATGGGAACGCTACATGCAGTTGTGGTATTTCCTCGCTGGAATTTTCAACACGTGGTTTTTTCTCGCGGGCGTTCCGAAAAATTTAGACGAACTCGAAACCGTAACCGATTATCCGAAGGGATTAAAAATTTTCACGCAGTTTGTTTTACTTCCGCTTGTCACCATTTACCTTATTATACTTTACGCTTACGGAATAAAAATTATTATTCAATGGGAACTTCCCAAAGGCTGGGTTTCGTGGTTAGTGAATGCGTTTTCCGTTTTTGGAATTTTATCTCTGCTGCTCATCTGGCCGATAAGAAATGATGAAGAAAACAAATGGATAAAAAACTTTTCACGCTGGTTTTACCGCGCGCTCTTTCCGCTGATTATTTTGTTAGGCGTGGCAATCGGAAAAAGAGTTTTGCAATATGGAATTACCGAGAACCGTTATTTTGTTTTGATTGTTGCGCTCTGGCTCACCGGCATTGCCATTTATTTTCTTTTCAGCGAACGGAAAAACATAAAAGTAATTCCGGTTACGCTTTTTATTATTGCGTTTCTTTCTTCGTTCGGGCCGTGGAGCGCGTTCAGCATTTCGGAAAAATCACAGGTGAGAAGATTGGAAAAACTTTTGACGCAAGAAAAAATTCTGGTGGACGGAAAAATTAAAAAAGCAACTGATACTATTCCTGAAAAAAGCGGAAGGCAGATTGCTTCCATCATTCATTATCTTGACGAACATCATCATTTCGAATCCATCAAACCCTGGTTCAAAGAAAATATGGATACCGTTCTTGCTTCGAAAGATTCAAACGAATATGTGTATGAATCGGGAAAAATTCTCGCGCTGATGGGCGTGGACGACAATTATTATTACGGCTACCGCGAAGACCGCGATGATGAAGACACGGTTACGATGAAAAACTTTTATTACTACGCACAGAATAATTACCAGGAGGCAATTCCGGTTGCGGGATTCGATTACTCGTGCAACTTCAACCAGTATTTTTACGACAACGATTCTTATTACAACACTTACTATTATAATATTCATTTCGGAAAGGACTCGGGCGCAATAAAATTTTCTTCTGAGCGGAAAGATTTTTATTTCACGAAGAACGGAAAGGAAATTCTTCGCTTCGATTTAAAAGATTTCGTGAAGAAGATTTCTGACTATAACAAGGAACATAAAAAATACCAGTATGACCAGTACATTCCGCGCGATAGGATGCTGTTTGAAGCGCAAAATGATTCGGTGAGAATGAGAATGTATATCACAAGCATTAACGGTACAAAATCAAAAAACGAAATGAAGATTTCAGATATCAGCGGAATGATGTTATTGAAAGTTGGAAAATAA